In Phyllostomus discolor isolate MPI-MPIP mPhyDis1 chromosome 2, mPhyDis1.pri.v3, whole genome shotgun sequence, the following are encoded in one genomic region:
- the WDR53 gene encoding WD repeat-containing protein 53 isoform X3, whose translation MAVKWTGGHSSPILCLNASQEGLVASGAEGGDLMAWSEDGTPLGHTFFQGADDVTSVLFSSSCPTKLYASHGETISILDVRSLKGSLDHFHVNEEEINCLSLNETENLLASADDSGAIKILDLENKKVSRSLKRHSNICSSVAFRPQRPQSLVSCGLDMQVMLCKDYLGDAMEPSESPATLDYKFTGG comes from the exons ATGGCTGTCAAATGGACTGGTGGACATTCTTCTCCTATTCTCTGCCTGAATGCAAGTCAAGAAGGGCTTGTGGCTTCTGGAGCTGAGGGTGGCGATCTCATGGCTTGGAGCGAAGATGGGACTCCATTGGGACACACATTTTTTCAAGGGGCTGATGATGTTACCAGTGTCTtattctcttcctcctgccccaccaaGCTTTATGCCTCCCATGGAGAAACCATTAGCATACTGGATGTCAGATCCCTCAAAGGTTCCCTGGACCATTTTCATgtgaatgaagaagaaatcaaTTGCCTTTCATTGAATGAAACTGAAAACCTGCTGGCTTCTGCTGATGACTCTGGTGCAATCAAAATCctagatttggaaaataagaaagttAGCAGATCACTGAAGAGACATTCCAATATCTGTTCTTCTGTAGCCTTTCGGCCTCAAAGACCTCAGAGCCTGGTGTCATGTGGACTGGATATGCAGGTGATGCTTTGCAAAGATTACTTGG GTGATGCTATGGAACCTTCAGAAAGCCCGGCCACTCTGGATTACAAATTTACAGGAGgatga
- the WDR53 gene encoding WD repeat-containing protein 53 isoform X2 has product MLWNLQKARPLWITNLQEDETEEMKSPQSPSQLLNPALAHSVSVASCGNIFSCGAEDGKVRVFRVMGVKCEQELGFKGHTLGVSQVCFLPESYLLLTGGNDGKIMLWDVSSELEKKKISPKKQKSPIKHTHRKNTKRATYTKQGENSNTSVTDEAQGEFLPKLSIEHGEKVNWLLSTKIKGCQSILVADQTSCISVYPLNEF; this is encoded by the coding sequence ATGCTATGGAACCTTCAGAAAGCCCGGCCACTCTGGATTACAAATTTACAGGAGgatgaaacagaagaaatgaagagcCCACAATCACCCAGTCAGCTTTTAAACCCTGCTCTAGCTCATTCTGTGTCTGTGGCATCATGTGGCAATATTTTTAGTTGTGGTGCAGAAGATGGTAAGGTTCGAGTCTTTAGGGTGATGGGAGTCAAGTGTGAACAAGAACTGGGATTTAAGGGCCACACTTTGGGGGTATCCCAGGTCTGCTTTCTGCCAGAATCTTATTTGCTGCTTACTGGAGGGAATGATGGGAAGATAATGTTGTGGGATGTGAGCAGTgaacttgagaaaaaaaagataagtcCTAAAAAACAGAAGAGTCCTATAAAACATACCCACAGAAAGAACACTAAAAGAGCAACTTATACCAAGCAGGGTGAAAACAGTAATACCTCAGTAACAGATGAAGCACAGGGCGAATTTTTACCAAAGCTAAGTATTGAACATGGAGAAAAAGTGAACTGGCTCTTGAGTACAAAAATAAAGGGTTGCCAAAGTATATTAGTAGCTGATCAAACTAGTTGTATATCTGTATATCcgttaaatgaattttaa
- the WDR53 gene encoding WD repeat-containing protein 53 isoform X1, with protein MAVKWTGGHSSPILCLNASQEGLVASGAEGGDLMAWSEDGTPLGHTFFQGADDVTSVLFSSSCPTKLYASHGETISILDVRSLKGSLDHFHVNEEEINCLSLNETENLLASADDSGAIKILDLENKKVSRSLKRHSNICSSVAFRPQRPQSLVSCGLDMQVMLWNLQKARPLWITNLQEDETEEMKSPQSPSQLLNPALAHSVSVASCGNIFSCGAEDGKVRVFRVMGVKCEQELGFKGHTLGVSQVCFLPESYLLLTGGNDGKIMLWDVSSELEKKKISPKKQKSPIKHTHRKNTKRATYTKQGENSNTSVTDEAQGEFLPKLSIEHGEKVNWLLSTKIKGCQSILVADQTSCISVYPLNEF; from the exons ATGGCTGTCAAATGGACTGGTGGACATTCTTCTCCTATTCTCTGCCTGAATGCAAGTCAAGAAGGGCTTGTGGCTTCTGGAGCTGAGGGTGGCGATCTCATGGCTTGGAGCGAAGATGGGACTCCATTGGGACACACATTTTTTCAAGGGGCTGATGATGTTACCAGTGTCTtattctcttcctcctgccccaccaaGCTTTATGCCTCCCATGGAGAAACCATTAGCATACTGGATGTCAGATCCCTCAAAGGTTCCCTGGACCATTTTCATgtgaatgaagaagaaatcaaTTGCCTTTCATTGAATGAAACTGAAAACCTGCTGGCTTCTGCTGATGACTCTGGTGCAATCAAAATCctagatttggaaaataagaaagttAGCAGATCACTGAAGAGACATTCCAATATCTGTTCTTCTGTAGCCTTTCGGCCTCAAAGACCTCAGAGCCTGGTGTCATGTGGACTGGATATGCAG GTGATGCTATGGAACCTTCAGAAAGCCCGGCCACTCTGGATTACAAATTTACAGGAGgatgaaacagaagaaatgaagagcCCACAATCACCCAGTCAGCTTTTAAACCCTGCTCTAGCTCATTCTGTGTCTGTGGCATCATGTGGCAATATTTTTAGTTGTGGTGCAGAAGATGGTAAGGTTCGAGTCTTTAGGGTGATGGGAGTCAAGTGTGAACAAGAACTGGGATTTAAGGGCCACACTTTGGGGGTATCCCAGGTCTGCTTTCTGCCAGAATCTTATTTGCTGCTTACTGGAGGGAATGATGGGAAGATAATGTTGTGGGATGTGAGCAGTgaacttgagaaaaaaaagataagtcCTAAAAAACAGAAGAGTCCTATAAAACATACCCACAGAAAGAACACTAAAAGAGCAACTTATACCAAGCAGGGTGAAAACAGTAATACCTCAGTAACAGATGAAGCACAGGGCGAATTTTTACCAAAGCTAAGTATTGAACATGGAGAAAAAGTGAACTGGCTCTTGAGTACAAAAATAAAGGGTTGCCAAAGTATATTAGTAGCTGATCAAACTAGTTGTATATCTGTATATCcgttaaatgaattttaa